The genomic stretch GCAAGATGCTTTATTTCGACACGCGCCTTTCAAAGTCCAACGTTTTCTCCTGCAACTCCTGCCACAACATCGCCACAGGCGGGGTGGACAACAATCCATTCTCCACCGGCCACAACTGGAAAGTGGGCGGCCGCAACGCCCCCACGGTGTTCAACGCGGCGCTGCACATAGCCCAGTTCTGGGACGGCCGCTCCCCGGACGTGGAGGCGCAGGCGCAGGGGCCGATACTCAATCCCATCGAGATGGGCGCCACGCAGGAGCTCGTGATGGGCCGGATCAAATCAATACCGCAGTACGTTTCGCTTTTCAAGGAAGCTTTCCCGGGGCAGAAAGAGGCGGTGACATACAAGAACCTGGCGGACGCCATCGGCGCTTTCGAGCGCGCGCTGCTCACCCCGTCCCGCTTCGACGAGTTTTTGAAAGGGAACGAAAATGCCCTCTCCGGCAAGGAGAAGGCCGGGCTGAAAATGTTTATGGACAAAGGCTGCGTCAGTTGCCATAACGGCCCTGTGGTCGGTGGCGGGATGTACCAGAAATTCGGACTGGTCAACGAACCCGATTTTTTGAAAGACCGGGGCCGGGTGGATGTGACAAAAAAGGAAGAGGACCTTCACGTGTTCAAGGTGCCCTCCCTGCGCAACATCGCGCTGACCTATCCGTACTTTAACGACGGGAGCGTGTGGGACCTTCGCGAGGCGGTGAAAATCATGGGCTGGACCCAGCTTGGCGACAGGCTGACCGACCCCGAGGTGGACAGCATCGTGACGTTCCTCAACGCGTTGACCGGCAAGCAGCCCGAGGTGACCATACCGGCGCTCCCCCCCTCCACGCCAGCCACGGCCAAGCCGGACAGGATGTAATGACTTAAGCTGGTCATCCCGGAAGCCGCCAAAGGCGGTTATCCGGAATCGCGGCTTTGTATACAAGGGGCATGGCGCGCCGCGCCCCTGCAATATAACCGTTCGCCGGGGAGCCATTCTCCCCGGCTTTTTTATATAATGAATTTCGGGCATTTGTCCGTACGGAGAAAATCGGCAATGGACTGGAAACAAGGATTGCGCAGGCCCGGTGTGCCGGCCGCATTGGGAGCCGCGCTTTTGTTCGGTGGCGGCACGCCGCTGGCCAAGTGGCTGCTTGAGAGTGTCAGCCCGTGGTTGCTGGCCGGGCTGTTCTACCTTGGCTCCGGGGCCGGCCTTTTGCTGTACCGCTTTGTTCGCCGCGCGCCGGCGGTGAGGTTGGCCCCCGGGGAATGGCCCTGGCTGGCCGGCGCAATCGCCGCGGGCGGCGTTGCCGGGCCGGTGCTGCTGATGTTCGGGCTTGCCGGAATGCCGGCGTCGGGCGCTTCTTTGCTGCTCAACGCCGAAGGGGTGTTCACGGCGCTTCTGGCGTGGTTCGTCTTCCGCGAGAATTTCGACAGGCGCATCGCGATGGGAATGGCCGCCATCGTCGCAGGGGCGGTCGCGCTCAGTTGGCCGGAAGAACCCGGCCTGTCCGGAGTCTTGCCGGCCCTGGCCGTGCTGGGGGCCTGCCTTGGCTGGGCCATAGACAACAACCTGACCCGCAAGGTGTCCCTGTCTGA from Nitrospinota bacterium encodes the following:
- a CDS encoding cytochrome-c peroxidase, encoding MKSLSSMVAALSVLFLAPQLSSADSKLSPLLKAAQERFSPLPDKPVYKKDNPASEAKLKLGKMLYFDTRLSKSNVFSCNSCHNIATGGVDNNPFSTGHNWKVGGRNAPTVFNAALHIAQFWDGRSPDVEAQAQGPILNPIEMGATQELVMGRIKSIPQYVSLFKEAFPGQKEAVTYKNLADAIGAFERALLTPSRFDEFLKGNENALSGKEKAGLKMFMDKGCVSCHNGPVVGGGMYQKFGLVNEPDFLKDRGRVDVTKKEEDLHVFKVPSLRNIALTYPYFNDGSVWDLREAVKIMGWTQLGDRLTDPEVDSIVTFLNALTGKQPEVTIPALPPSTPATAKPDRM
- a CDS encoding DMT family transporter — translated: MDWKQGLRRPGVPAALGAALLFGGGTPLAKWLLESVSPWLLAGLFYLGSGAGLLLYRFVRRAPAVRLAPGEWPWLAGAIAAGGVAGPVLLMFGLAGMPASGASLLLNAEGVFTALLAWFVFRENFDRRIAMGMAAIVAGAVALSWPEEPGLSGVLPALAVLGACLGWAIDNNLTRKVSLSDAAWIAMIKGLAAGCVNLVLAFTLGAELPPLAAAAAAMLVGWFSYGISLVLFVVGLRHLGTARTGAYFSVAPFFGATLAVTLLGEPADGRLLIAGPLMALGVWLHLTERHGHEHEHEAMEHEHEHVHDEHHQHEHDEPVEPGAAHSHLHVHEPMFHFHAHFPDTHHRHGH